A single genomic interval of Scylla paramamosain isolate STU-SP2022 chromosome 4, ASM3559412v1, whole genome shotgun sequence harbors:
- the LOC135100155 gene encoding uncharacterized protein LOC135100155, giving the protein MICDNDTNKGMTSTGFLVYPPELLDDVELSAWLATVFYSAFVSLAPTRSIYQCFRLPGSFSEHRQAAPKRHEYVSLSLHRASPSRTREARLREMSPAVPACPHWMMRSSSCRL; this is encoded by the exons ATGACACGAATAAAGGCATGACGTCCACAGGGTTCTTAGTGTATCCTCCTGAACTACTGGATGATGTTGAG CTGTCTGCCTGGCTGGCTACAGTGTTTTACTCAGCATTTGTCAGTCTTGCCCCCACACGCTCTATTTaccagtgtttccgtcttcccgGCAGCTTCTCTGAGCACCGCCAAGCAGCACCAAAGAGGCACGAGTACGTGAG CCTCTCCCTGCACCGAGCATCGCCATCCAGGACCAGAGAGGCACGACTACGTGAGATGAGCCCAGCGGTACCAGCCTGCCCTCA CTGGATGATGAGGAGTTCCAGCTGCCGCCTGTAG